In the genome of Labeo rohita strain BAU-BD-2019 chromosome 24, IGBB_LRoh.1.0, whole genome shotgun sequence, one region contains:
- the msrb2 gene encoding methionine-R-sulfoxide reductase B2, mitochondrial — protein MSRKMSRFLIRFSSIVSNGATVKSILPQRRIFAGIRLVSTTTGLQSLTRYDKSTDWQSKLTPEQYVVTREKGTEVPFSGIYLNHNEVGMYHCVCCDSPLFSSEAKYDSGTGWPSFYEAHGTWEKDESHANIVRRPDNSLGSTGTEVICKHCDAHLGHVFDDGPDPTGQRFCINSVALNFKPREK, from the exons ATGTCGAGAAAAATGTCACGGTTTCTTATTCGTTTCTCCTCTATCGTTTCCAACGGAGCGACCGTCAAATCAATTTTACCTCAGAGGAGGATATTTGCAGGGATTCGGCTTGTGTCTACAACAACGG GTTTGCAGTCACTGACACGTTATGACAAGTCTACAGATTGGCAAAGTAAGCTGACTCCAGAACAGTATGTTGTCACAAGAGAAAAGGGGACAGAGGTG ccaTTCAGTGGCATCTACTTGAATCACAATGAGGTGGGCATGTACCACTGTGTCTGCTGTGACTCCCCTCTTTTTAg CTCAGAAGCAAAATATGATTCAGGAACTGGGTGGCCATCCTTCTATGAGGCTCACGGGACGTGGGAAAAAGACGAGAGTCACGCCAATATTGTCCGTCGTCCTGACAACTCACTTGGCAGCACAGGAACAGAGGTTATCTGCAAACAT TGCGATGCCCATCTTGGACACGTCTTCGATGATGGTCCAGATCCGACTGGTCAGCGGTTCTGCATCAACAGCGTCGCTCTAAACTTTAAACCCAGAGAGAAATAA